The window tcttatagagaagtaaaagtaattttatgtttggatatctcatgtaaaaaggtctttttatctatcaattatgtttgggtataacaatataaaagtacttttttgtttatttattacatgaaaaacatcttttttttaaagaaaaaagatcttttaaaaaaagatgtaaattacagcttctcaaaaaaaatctttttttgattttactagtgcttttacttttattactagaaatttgccaaatacgttaaaaaataaaaaaaaaatcttttttcattaaaaaaagatttttttttaacaaaataatgacgTCCAAACATGCACTAAATAGTGTAGTGTACGTGTGAATTCTTCAGAGACTTATAAGTTGGGCTTTGATGATTTTGATTATAACTAAAAATGCGTTGTAGGTTTTGGGAACTTTCCTTACCGAAGAGGAAGGAGGAAGGGATGTTTGTAATGAAATGCTTTCAACGAGTTAAACTTCAAAATGGTTTCTGAAATTGGcgtcgtgcactaaaatcgtTCCTGAAATTTCAATTACACTAATTACGTCCCTGAAATTGAAAAAAGTGCATCATATTAGTCCTTGACCTATTttccattaacgacgtgatgacatggcatgatgacgtggatTGTAAGTGACACATATCACTTTATGATTTGGCCACGtataatggtatgatgatgtggtgaccaatgacacgtggcatgctgacatGGATAATTGTGccatgtcacaatgttatttagcCACGTGTTcgtttgtgccacgtgtcgcaacagtattcgtccacgtgtcatccattatgtcatcgttgcaccaaattagtccttcaattttcattaagtgactcattttagtctttgaaattgaatgtcgtgcaccaaactagtctcttcaccagttttttctcattttttttctataaattcaaaattctcaatattttttaatgcattaatttcaattctattttttcacatgttcttcaaataaaagtgtttttataaaatattttttctcttgcgaaTACCCTAACCGCCGACTTAGAGTTGACGTGAAGACTTTTCGAGCACCCtcactaccatctccgacctTTTTCagcacttttataaaatattttttttcttgcgaATACCCCTAATAACCTCcgtcttggagttgacgtgaaggcatttcaagcttccctcattaccatctccgacctctttcgtcTAGACTGCAGAGGTCAAAGATGGTAGTGAGGGTGCTTGAAGGGCCTTCAATCTAACTCATTTACACATAACGAAAACGTgtattttataagaaaaaaaatgtttattttaattattaatttattgttaaaaacgcatatttttttattaaaaaaaatgtgtctaatcaattatataattatttttttataataacatacttatatattacaaaatttaacaatgttaaattattaaaaaaaattatataattaaaactaaaaagtaaaatcttaaaaatttttatgaaagcacttatatttaaacgatatatgaaaaaatagaattgaaattagtgtatccaagatattaaaattttaaatttaaaaaaaaggagaaaaaattggtgaagggaTTAGTTTGGTACACGACATtcaattttagggactaaaacgagtcacttaatgcaaagtgatagactaatttggtgcatatacaacgatgacataatggatgacacatAGACGAATACTGTTGCAACACGTGGCACAAACGGACACGTGgtcaaataacattgtgacacgtggcacaaccattCACGTCAGCATGTCACGTGTCACTGGTCgccacatcatcataccattacacgtggccaaatcatgaagtgacatgtgtcacttacagtccacgtcattataccatgtcatcacgtcgttaataaAAAATAGGTCAGGGACTAATATAGTGCATTTTTTTAATCTCAGGATACAATTGGTGCAATTGAAATCTCAGGAACGATTTTAGTGCATGACGCCAATCTCAGAGATGATTTTGAGTTTAACTCTACTTTCAACAAAGGAGTCTGCTCAAATCTATGCAGAGCGTTTGACAGAGCTTGCTGCTCATTTAGGCTTCGATGGATGGCTGGTAAAATTACATTTTTGTCCTCTCAAATTATGCCATATTATATACCTATGACTTAACTTTTTCAAGATATACTTGGCATTTAACCTTTTCAGTTTGGAGTAATTTATCCCTATCTAATTTGATAAGTTATTTTTCTTCTCATTCATGATAcctattttattaggaaaatgAGTTTAGGGCTTAAAAAACACTATATTGTGATGTTGTGTCAACATTTTTTTTAGGCTAATTTGTCAATGTGATACATTTTTTTTGAAGTACATtgtgatattattatttttaaattatttattcatgtatcattctattaattattttatttattttatgaattatatactaatttttatattaaattattcatttatttacaaataatttaaaaatgatagTATTTTCGTAATAAATACACAGAGTCCTTCATCATGCATATTTTTGCTAGGAAACTGAAACATAATTGTTTTTTGAAAACCTTTGACTGGAGTATAACATTTTTTGGTAATCGATTCAATAATTTATATAGTAGTATTCAAATTATTGCAGCTAAATATGGAGGTAGACTTGGACAGTGTTCAGATTCCTAATCTGAAAGAGTTTGTCAACCATTTAACATTAACCATGCATTCTTCGGAGCCTGGATCACTAGTAATTTGGTGAGTATTAATTTTAAGGTGAAAAGATCACCatttctatttattttctttaCATTGATTAATGATGCTGCCTAAAATTGATGCTCATACTTTAGTTTTCATATTCATGTAGGTACGACAGCTGATGGTAGCTTAAATTATCAGAATCAACTAAAgggttttttacttaaataaattgtaTGGGAAGCAAAATTACTTGATTCTCCTGAAACGGATTTTGCAACGTGATTACTCTCTtggtattattatataaatcgtcCTAGGCTGCATAGGGTTATATAAAACGTGAATCATCTCAGCCTAGGACGATTAATGCATGATCCGGTATGGGAAACAAAGAGTAAATCGTGGCAGGTCTCTAGGGTTAGAAGGAAAGTGTAAATCGTCCCATGCTGGTAGGTTTAACATGTTGCTGGGTTAAACCTCATTGGGCTGCCACGATTTACACATAAAGGAGACCCCTCTCACCCTGGCGCGATTAATGCTTGTTTCAGCAACACTCACTAAGTTGAAACGATTTATGCTCAAGTTAGTAACCCAAAGGTGGTAAGGACGATTTACGTAGGCATAAACTTTATAAATAAACGAGTTTAAAACAGATGAACCACACTTGACATTTGTTGAGCGGTTTTACCGGTCAGTCAGATCGTCGGATCAGACCGGCTCAGGATCTGGTTGTCCGATTATCCGTCGAACCCGTCGGTCCGGTCCGGTTCTACTAACAATGGTAAGAACAATAAATTTTTGGGACTTCTGCCATCAGAACCATCGCTCTATCATGAGCGAATTCCCTAATTtattaagaaccctgatttctaacgTCTTATACTaaactaaaaacaaactaaatcaCTAAACATGGTATCGCACAACGTCTtaatcaaaaattattttaagatgCATATTCAGCCTATACAATCATCCGACATACTATATGATCCAACATATTAACGTACTTAATATTCCCATGGCATCAACTCAACAATATTACAAAATTCGAAAACTTACCTCTTGATTAATAAATCCGGCAACATGCGCAATGCCGTTCAGGCGGTACATATCTCCTTGGTTGGCGGCCATTATCACCGCCGGACGGATTACTTCCTCCACCAGCCGGCCACCGGCGGCTCGCTCCCACCACCACCGGAGCCACTCAGACGCCTCTGCCCACTACCAGTTGCACCTCCGCCGTGGGCTGGGATCCACCCCAACCACTTCTCCCCCAAAGCTTCCTCTCCGATCAAAATGGTGGCTCCCAAACCTCCTCTCACCTTTACGCCGCAGCAACTTCACCTTGCACTACTAACACAACTCGTGCCAACCTCCTTAGGGTTACTAACTTGGCATAAATCGTCCCAGCCCAGTTTGGGTTATGAACTAATACGTAAATCGCGCCAGGTTGGAGAGGGTCTCAATAAGTCGCAAATCGTGGCAGCCCAATGAGTTTTAGCCCATGAACACGTGAAATCTACTAGTCTGGGACGATTTACACTTTTTTTCTAACCCTAGAGACCCTGGCACAATTTACGCTTACTTTGCCTTACCAGATCATGCATCAATCGTTCTAAGCTGAGATGATTTACGTTTTATATAACCCTATGCAGCCTAGgacgatttatataataatactaaGAGGGTAATCACATTGCAGAATCTGTTTCAGGGGAATCAAATAATTTTGCTTCCCATACAATTTATTTAAGTGAAAAACCCTAaactaaataaatacaataagCCTTTCTTTGATATATGTGTGGAATATTTGCCAATTATTCCTGGGAGGTAATGCTTATGCTCATACAATACATTATGATGTTTAAGTTGTTTTTTGGTATTTGCTCCCGTATGACGATAAATTTATACATaccgatataataaaaatatggacAAATTAGAACACGCCATGTGGATTATATTTTTCacgtcaataattaattttttttaaatacatatcatATCAATACTTTACTAAATCACCTttatactttaataaaaaaaataaataaattttatttaattttaataaaaagactcaaatattcttttcttttatatgGGACAAAAACAACCCTAATCcttttaatttaatcaaaattcaataactttagttttataattttatatctgAATCAATTTAAAAGTCAAAACCAAAATACATTTCATTATTCATATACACTACAAAATTACTTTATTTCTAATGAACCTTAATCCAATTTCTCCTACCCCATTCATACCCAAAAAGAAAACATATCTAAAAAATTGTTATCCATGTAAACTTTTAAGtaatgtttgtttttagagattgGGAAATTGAAACTCAGTATTTTGTTAGTTGGCCAAAGATGATAACTAAATTTTCAATCCCAAGACATAAAATTTCAGGACACGAGACAAAAATTTTTGAAGACGGAGATTGAAACTTTGATAACATTTCTTCTCAAAAACACttttatttaacttttcaaaTTCCAAATCTACCCGTCAATTTTCATATTTATCTTACACAGAACATAATATTGAGACATAACACTGTTCAATACATTTTCCACCAACGTAATACAGAGACTTAATTTAGTCTTTGTCTCTCAGCCTTTGTCTTCCAGTCTTATTCTCTCAATTTTAGTCCCCCTGCCAAACACAGCCTTCTCTCAATTTTAGTCCCCCTGCCAAACACAGCCTTATCGCTCTTGTCTTCATTCATGTTGTATTCACCAAGTTGTTGGATGTCGTCTTCAGGAACCAGagctatttaatttattttgagtttattcttttaatttttgtttcgtTTAACCTTCTAATGTCTTATGTTGCTGTGTATACTCGATCTCGGGATATCTTCTAAATTAGTTCCTGCGTATGCAAATCACCTATGGAATTGTAGGTAACAAAGTGGATGTTAAGCAAAGGTCAAGGTAGGACTATGGGAAGCTATTTCACATTATTGAATGCATTAGCAGAAGATGATCGAATCGATGAAGCTGAAGAGCTTTGCCTCGTAAATTCTTTGATAAAATGATATCTATCTACTACAAGAGAGGCATGTATGACAAGATGTTTGAGGTATTATTCTTATTTGTGATTTTATGTCTATATAAATAATTTGCACCTTTATAATCTGCTTACTAGTaatgaaattcctaaattctAGGATATTACTTGTTCAACCGGTGAAAATCAGTGAAATGTATTGAGGAGAAAATTTATCACAGACAAAAGAGAAATGATAATTACAAGAatagaagataaataaaattcAAGAGTTAGAGGAAGTTGATGAATAATTCAACCAGGACGCCAATGCAAGAACCATGGAATCTAAACAAATATCAGATGATTCATTTGAGACTAAGAAACCAGTTTTGGATGTATAATAGTTGGGGAAAGATGATTTTGTTTAGAACATTTCTTTTAAGAGTTTAATACGATATTAAAgcaaaaataatacaataattaaCTGAAAacgttaaataaataaatatagaatagGCTGGTCAAGCATACATAAAATTATCTTAGATTTCAACAAAACAGAGATCCACACCCCTACCAGAGAACTATTTTATGCTCTACTGTCTCCACTTTCCTCCTCTTCCACTCCTCCCTCTGCCACCTTTTTTCCCATGAGGACGCCTTCCTCCACCCCTGCCGTCTAATGCCTTGTTCTGATCAGATTTTATTTGCATCTCTTCTGGCAATGGAAGAATATGATCAACACACTTCCGAAAGCTGAAATCTTCACTAGTGTTGTCCTCCCTGATGAGGAAGAAGCACCTGCTCTTGTAGATCGGATGATTGCGGACTTGGAAGGCAGAGATCCCTACACCAATCTTCTTGTGGGACTCAACATGCCCTTTCTTAAGCAACTCCAACAGCACAAGATGTTCATACTGATACATAAAAGAAAGTCATTAATGATTCAGTAACATGTACACCTTCAGAACTCAGAATCTGGATACATTTCAAACACCAATTTAAACATTCAATAATTCAATAACTTCATGCAAATATGCAGTGAAACTCTGTTGCCAAAACTACCGCACTGAATATCAAATCAAGAATGCATGCATTGAAACAACTGGTTCTTCTAATGCATAGGTAAGGCTGCTCGGCCCTCCTAAATCTTTAATGTCTTAATAGAAAGATTCGAAAATCCAAGTGAAAATGAAAGAGTTCAGGAATGTCCACAAAGTATAAACATAAATTGGATATAATATAGGTAATCAATCAGTGAATGAAGGTATATAAAACACTTTGAAAGAAAGTTAACAGGCCTAGACAGAACCAAATTTGGGCCAAGTTCTTTCAATGCTCAGAGTGAcatgtataatattttttaacctCTGGACCCTTCCTTGAGAAAACTATAATCTGCAACAACCTGCGAAACTTTACCTAAGTTTTGCTCCAAATATTAGCAGAACTCAATCGATATCATTCACAGATTCAACTAATCATAAATAAAATGAATCGCGATATTCCATTTTGTTTTGGGTATACCTTGTTGATGTTGAGATGGTGAGGCCAAAGATGAAGGAAGTTGTAGAAGTAATTGAACATGTCAGAGGAAGACTGGAAGCTCTTGGGCCCCAACTTCACGGCTTCTTCTGATCCTTTGGGTTCGTCAATCTTCTCCAAGCGTTGTTCCTCTACGGACTTCTCCTCAGTCTCCACCTTCTGCTTCTTCGGAGCGACAACGTCGTCCTCCTtcgctgcttcttcttgttgggCATCCTCTCTGAGTCGCTTCTGGTTCGGGTCGGCGACGTTGTCGTCCTTCTCGAGCTCCATGTCGACAGCTGCGGCGCTGGGATCGACGGGTTCCGGTGAGGTGCCTTCTGCCATTTGCGTTACGGTTTTGAGAGAAAATTAAAACCCTAAATCGATTCAAAATTGTGACAGTGAGGACTCAAATGTGGTAACTGCAAGAGAGAGTGGGAAGCACCACTCCCATTTTATATTAGGCTCCGTCATGACTTGGTACTCCCTAGTCAGAACTTCAGAAGAgatgtaaaaaataatattagttaattaaaaattaaaaattatttctcTAATATTGGTCAATTTCTTCATGGTATATTTTGATCTAACTTCTAACCGCCTTGTTTGATAGTTTAAAGTTAGGCCTTattgtttaaaatttaagataaaaaataatttaaaaattaattaattttaattaaaaaattacgattcttatactaattattttaaatatctgTATAACAGACAATTAATAGtggattttctttttattattttagcagTAAAGTGTTCGTGGGGCGGtttgaattagattttttttttttaaattccatCTGATTTATCCAATTTCaaacggtttggattggattggatttgcggttttgtaaattaaaaaaattaaatacatataacaactctcattatcaaattttaaataatcaacaatgatatAATAAGTgtcaacaatatcttaaaaagctaacgataacataacaataaaaataaaattatagattagttaaaataaataaataaatcatattttgaatataaaagatttattaaataataataatacatggataatataaaaatatataacaaattgaacatgttataagtataattataaatataataataaaataataatattatagcatattatgcagtttggattggattggattgattatgaaaagtagatccgaaatccgatccgatccagtggtttgcaaaaaataaaatccaatcaaattcgaattagtgcagttttaatcggttttcggattggattggattggataagCGATTTAATTTGGATTGAATTTGAATACCTCTAATATATAGTAATAGTAGTgttagaaaatttttaataagataaaatacatttaacaatattttatcttatttttaaaattaaattttaatttattagataacttgaattttgttttcttatgttatttaaaattaatttaatattatctatTTGTATTAGATATAGATAAATatcattcaaatattattttaaaatgctaaaagatagatttattttgaactgcttattaatttaatatttgaattcctttcaGAATCCCCTATATATACAAGTATCATAGTCTTTGCATTCTTTCTCCGTTGTGATCTCAACTCAACTACAAACTTAACACTAGTCCTTTCCTTTCACTTCTCTTAGTCATATTTCTCCCTCATCACCAGTGATTCCTTTTTTGTTCTCCCTTGTTAGCAATTCAAAGGGTTCTGTTCCATTCCATTCAGCGATCGAATATAACAATGGCCGGTGGACTCATTGGAAAGGGCTCTGCCAATGGGAAGCAATATCCGGGAAAACTGACTTTCCGGGTTTTTGTGACGTGCATGGTTGCTGCATTTGGAGGACTAATTTTTGGATATGATCTTGGCATCTCGGGTGGAGTTACATCGATGGATCCTTTTCTGAAGAAATTTTTCCCAGACGTGTATGCAAAGGAGATGAACATGAAGCCATCTGACAATCAGTATTGCAGGTTTGACAGCCAGGTTTTGACACTCTTTACATCCTCCCTGTATTTGGCTGCTCTCGTGGCATCACTCTGTGCGTCTTCCATCACTCGAATCTTTGGAAGGCGTCTTACCATGTTGTCCGGCGGTATTCTGTTTCTCGCTGGTGCTGGTTTCAATGCCTTTGCTCAGAAAGTGTGGATGCTCATTGTTGGTCGCATGTTGCTTGGCTTCGGAATTGGATGTGCCAATCAGTCTGTTCCAATCTATGTGTCGGAGGTTGCTCCTTACAAATACAGAGGAGCCCTTAACATGATGTTCCAATTGGCCATCACCATTGGAATCTTTGTCGCCAACGTCCTCAACTATTTCTTTGCCAAGATGAAGAACGGTGAAGGCTGGCGCTACAGCTTGGGTTTCGCGGCTGTCCCCGCCGTCATGATCATCATCGGCGCAATCTTTCTCCCCGACTCGCCGAGCTCCTTGATCGAGCGTGGCAAAGATGAGAAAGCCAAGCAAGAGCTGATCAAGATTAGAGGAACCAGTGACGTGGACGAAGAGTTCAAGGACCTTGTTGAGGCGAGTGAATCGTCGATGGCAGTGAAACACCCATGGGCCACTCTCTTGAAGAGGCATTATAGGCCTCAGCTCGTGATGGCCATAGCCATTCCTTTCTTCCAGCAGCTCACCGGCATGAATGTGATTACTTTTTATGCTCCGGTTTTGTTCAGAACCATTGGTTTTGGCAGCAATGCTTCTCTTATGTCTTCCATGATCACCGGTGGCTTTAATGCGCTTGCTACCTTTGTTTCAATCTTCACCGTTGATAAAGTTGGAAGGCGCAAGCTCTTTCTTGAAGGCGGTGCTCAGATGTTTATCTGTCAGATTGTGATAACCGCCGCGATAGCAAGTAAATTTGGAGTGGATGGAAACCCAGGAATGTTGCCAATATGGTAT is drawn from Arachis hypogaea cultivar Tifrunner chromosome 12, arahy.Tifrunner.gnm2.J5K5, whole genome shotgun sequence and contains these coding sequences:
- the LOC112726821 gene encoding protein EMBRYO DEFECTIVE 514, with the translated sequence MAEGTSPEPVDPSAAAVDMELEKDDNVADPNQKRLREDAQQEEAAKEDDVVAPKKQKVETEEKSVEEQRLEKIDEPKGSEEAVKLGPKSFQSSSDMFNYFYNFLHLWPHHLNINKYEHLVLLELLKKGHVESHKKIGVGISAFQVRNHPIYKSRCFFLIREDNTSEDFSFRKCVDHILPLPEEMQIKSDQNKALDGRGGGRRPHGKKGGRGRSGRGGKWRQ
- the LOC112729134 gene encoding sugar carrier protein C-like; the encoded protein is MAGGLIGKGSANGKQYPGKLTFRVFVTCMVAAFGGLIFGYDLGISGGVTSMDPFLKKFFPDVYAKEMNMKPSDNQYCRFDSQVLTLFTSSLYLAALVASLCASSITRIFGRRLTMLSGGILFLAGAGFNAFAQKVWMLIVGRMLLGFGIGCANQSVPIYVSEVAPYKYRGALNMMFQLAITIGIFVANVLNYFFAKMKNGEGWRYSLGFAAVPAVMIIIGAIFLPDSPSSLIERGKDEKAKQELIKIRGTSDVDEEFKDLVEASESSMAVKHPWATLLKRHYRPQLVMAIAIPFFQQLTGMNVITFYAPVLFRTIGFGSNASLMSSMITGGFNALATFVSIFTVDKVGRRKLFLEGGAQMFICQIVITAAIASKFGVDGNPGMLPIWYAFFVVGFICIYVMGFAWSWGPLGWLVPSEIFPLEVRSAAQSINVSVNMIFTFAIAQVFTSMLCHMKFGLFIFFACFVLVMSGFIYKFLPETKGVPIEEMSVVWQNHSYWKKFVKSASEEANTKVDNSC